A region from the Eptesicus fuscus isolate TK198812 chromosome 1, DD_ASM_mEF_20220401, whole genome shotgun sequence genome encodes:
- the LOC114229006 gene encoding EKC/KEOPS complex subunit LAGE3-like: protein MQAPEEDDDGRGGVEGSAGSPSGPEGAGSPSGPEGAGSPSGPEAAGSSSGLEGAVGPGDQNNPREESPAAEGAPEAEGASQYSAEAAVASTSHSDLGSPLSEFTLTVPFLSYLEAEVVRGYLMAGAETHHGRVHWDLTVTGCDLFIRLASEDPDLLQISTASLLDRLSIAVQIMQHFVPPFCVRHHPQNGS from the exons ATGCAGGCACCAGAGGAGGACGACGACGGCAGGGGCGGCGTGGAAGGTAGTGCCGGGTCACCCAGTGGCCCAGAGGGTGCCGGGTCACCCAGTGGCCCAGAGGGTGCCGGGTCACCCAGTGGCCCAGAGGCTGCCGGGTCATCCAGTGGCCTAGAGGGCGCCGTGGGCCCTGGGGACCAGAACAACCCCCGAGAGGAAAGCCCTGCCGCTGAGGGAGCCCCCGAGGCCGAGGGGGCCTCGCAATACTCAGCCGAAGCTGCCGTGGCTTCTACCTCCCACAGCGATCTAGGAAGCCCATTGTCGGAGTT CACCCTCACGGTGCCTTTCCTGTCCTACTTGGAAGCGGAGGTGGTCCGTGGATACCTGATGGCAGGTGCTGAGACCCACCACGGGAGGGTTCACTGGGACCTGACCGTGACTGGCTGTGACCTATTTAT CCGATTAGCTTCTGAAGACCCCGACCTTCTGCAGATTTCTACTGCTTCATTGCTCGACCGGCTTTCCATCGCTGTGCAAATCATGCAACACTTTGTCCCTCCGTTTTGTGTTAGGCACCATCCCCAAAATGGGTCTTGA
- the LOC103304863 gene encoding uncharacterized protein CXorf49-like isoform X2, with amino-acid sequence MNSPFNDEDSTLEDILNQTEPSSPNPPPPDPEPSDVSSDEFPEAQLMRVSIFFKGGSQVKPSGFKGSRKTSRKRVLGGPGALLSSIRRTSPAIIQRQSARELVLSSPNKLSAKKMPTIVSGKRPDRPSLLLRSTPRKKEPQEKKSRVGCVSKIVLGRKSQACISGGPPAPATFPPISGPPPPLFGIIKNYPVAPLGSKQPKHNSRKKSAVSRPRESELVAQEDTNVNKEAAPMGQISTNRRGPRPRLSVHFGDCIGGEPKIKTFPVPGHVQLLAIAQEGVKSRVTPPSGNQGPLLHLPPQEEKPPPPGAQDCPQCPVLQREIDELKSQLATMQSLINKFQRF; translated from the exons ATGAACTCCCCTTTTAACGATGAGGATTCTACTCTGGAGGACATCTTGAACCAGACC GAGCCGTCCTCACCCAACCCGCCACCCCCAGATCCAGAACCCTCTGATGTGTCATCTGATGAATTCCCTGAGGCACAGCTAATGAGGGTAAGCATTTTCTTCAAAGGCGGAAGCCAAGTGAAGCCCAGTGGCTTCAAAGGTTCTAGAAAAACGTCCAGAAAGCGTGTCCTTGGTGGGCCAGGTGCCCTCCTGTCCTCCATTCGTCGCACATCACCTGCAATCATACAAAGGCAGTCTGCTAGAGAATTGGTTCTCTCTTCTCCCAACAAGTTATCAGCTAAGAAAATGCCAACCATAGTCAGCGGGAAGAGACCGGACAGGCCTAGTCTCCTGCTTCGATCTACACCTAGGAAGAAGGAGCCCCAGGAGAAGAAATCTCGAGTTGGCTGTGTCTCAAAAATTGTCCTGGGGAGAAAATCCCAGGCCTGTATCTCGGGAGGTCCCCCGGCACCAGCAACCTTCCCTCCAATCTCTGGCCCTCCACCTCCACTGTTTGGGATTATTAAGAATTATCCCGTGGCCCCTTTGGGGTCCAAACAGCCCAAGCACAATTCCAGGAAGAAATCAGCAGTGAGTAGGCCGAGGGAGTCCGAACTGGTGGCCCAGGAAGATACCAACGTAAATAAAGAGGCTGCTCCTATGGGCCAA ATTTCAACAAACAGGAGAGGGCCCAGACCTCGCCTGTCAGTGCATTTTGGAGACTGCATCGGTGGAGAGCCCAAGATTAAAACCTTTCCAGTTCCTGGACATGTACAGCTTTTGGCTATAGCCCAAGAAGGAGTCAAGTCTAGAGTGACCCCACCCTCAG GTAACCAGGGGCCACTTCTCCATTTACCACCGCAAGAAGAGAAGCCACCACCACCTGGAGCACAGGACTGCCCTCAA TGTCCTGTGCTCCAGAGAGAGATCGATGAACTGAAAAGCCAACTTG CCACCATGCAGTCCCTCATCAACAAATTTCAACGATTTTGA
- the LOC103304863 gene encoding uncharacterized protein CXorf49-like isoform X1, with translation MNSPFNDEDSTLEDILNQTVGLEVEPSSPNPPPPDPEPSDVSSDEFPEAQLMRVSIFFKGGSQVKPSGFKGSRKTSRKRVLGGPGALLSSIRRTSPAIIQRQSARELVLSSPNKLSAKKMPTIVSGKRPDRPSLLLRSTPRKKEPQEKKSRVGCVSKIVLGRKSQACISGGPPAPATFPPISGPPPPLFGIIKNYPVAPLGSKQPKHNSRKKSAVSRPRESELVAQEDTNVNKEAAPMGQISTNRRGPRPRLSVHFGDCIGGEPKIKTFPVPGHVQLLAIAQEGVKSRVTPPSGNQGPLLHLPPQEEKPPPPGAQDCPQCPVLQREIDELKSQLATMQSLINKFQRF, from the exons ATGAACTCCCCTTTTAACGATGAGGATTCTACTCTGGAGGACATCTTGAACCAGACCGTAGGGCTCGAAGTG GAGCCGTCCTCACCCAACCCGCCACCCCCAGATCCAGAACCCTCTGATGTGTCATCTGATGAATTCCCTGAGGCACAGCTAATGAGGGTAAGCATTTTCTTCAAAGGCGGAAGCCAAGTGAAGCCCAGTGGCTTCAAAGGTTCTAGAAAAACGTCCAGAAAGCGTGTCCTTGGTGGGCCAGGTGCCCTCCTGTCCTCCATTCGTCGCACATCACCTGCAATCATACAAAGGCAGTCTGCTAGAGAATTGGTTCTCTCTTCTCCCAACAAGTTATCAGCTAAGAAAATGCCAACCATAGTCAGCGGGAAGAGACCGGACAGGCCTAGTCTCCTGCTTCGATCTACACCTAGGAAGAAGGAGCCCCAGGAGAAGAAATCTCGAGTTGGCTGTGTCTCAAAAATTGTCCTGGGGAGAAAATCCCAGGCCTGTATCTCGGGAGGTCCCCCGGCACCAGCAACCTTCCCTCCAATCTCTGGCCCTCCACCTCCACTGTTTGGGATTATTAAGAATTATCCCGTGGCCCCTTTGGGGTCCAAACAGCCCAAGCACAATTCCAGGAAGAAATCAGCAGTGAGTAGGCCGAGGGAGTCCGAACTGGTGGCCCAGGAAGATACCAACGTAAATAAAGAGGCTGCTCCTATGGGCCAA ATTTCAACAAACAGGAGAGGGCCCAGACCTCGCCTGTCAGTGCATTTTGGAGACTGCATCGGTGGAGAGCCCAAGATTAAAACCTTTCCAGTTCCTGGACATGTACAGCTTTTGGCTATAGCCCAAGAAGGAGTCAAGTCTAGAGTGACCCCACCCTCAG GTAACCAGGGGCCACTTCTCCATTTACCACCGCAAGAAGAGAAGCCACCACCACCTGGAGCACAGGACTGCCCTCAA TGTCCTGTGCTCCAGAGAGAGATCGATGAACTGAAAAGCCAACTTG CCACCATGCAGTCCCTCATCAACAAATTTCAACGATTTTGA
- the LOC103304863 gene encoding uncharacterized protein CXorf49-like isoform X3 has protein sequence MNSPFNDEDSTLEDILNQTVGLEVEPSSPNPPPPDPEPSDVSSDEFPEAQLMRLSAKKMPTIVSGKRPDRPSLLLRSTPRKKEPQEKKSRVGCVSKIVLGRKSQACISGGPPAPATFPPISGPPPPLFGIIKNYPVAPLGSKQPKHNSRKKSAVSRPRESELVAQEDTNVNKEAAPMGQISTNRRGPRPRLSVHFGDCIGGEPKIKTFPVPGHVQLLAIAQEGVKSRVTPPSGNQGPLLHLPPQEEKPPPPGAQDCPQCPVLQREIDELKSQLATMQSLINKFQRF, from the exons ATGAACTCCCCTTTTAACGATGAGGATTCTACTCTGGAGGACATCTTGAACCAGACCGTAGGGCTCGAAGTG GAGCCGTCCTCACCCAACCCGCCACCCCCAGATCCAGAACCCTCTGATGTGTCATCTGATGAATTCCCTGAGGCACAGCTAATGAGG TTATCAGCTAAGAAAATGCCAACCATAGTCAGCGGGAAGAGACCGGACAGGCCTAGTCTCCTGCTTCGATCTACACCTAGGAAGAAGGAGCCCCAGGAGAAGAAATCTCGAGTTGGCTGTGTCTCAAAAATTGTCCTGGGGAGAAAATCCCAGGCCTGTATCTCGGGAGGTCCCCCGGCACCAGCAACCTTCCCTCCAATCTCTGGCCCTCCACCTCCACTGTTTGGGATTATTAAGAATTATCCCGTGGCCCCTTTGGGGTCCAAACAGCCCAAGCACAATTCCAGGAAGAAATCAGCAGTGAGTAGGCCGAGGGAGTCCGAACTGGTGGCCCAGGAAGATACCAACGTAAATAAAGAGGCTGCTCCTATGGGCCAA ATTTCAACAAACAGGAGAGGGCCCAGACCTCGCCTGTCAGTGCATTTTGGAGACTGCATCGGTGGAGAGCCCAAGATTAAAACCTTTCCAGTTCCTGGACATGTACAGCTTTTGGCTATAGCCCAAGAAGGAGTCAAGTCTAGAGTGACCCCACCCTCAG GTAACCAGGGGCCACTTCTCCATTTACCACCGCAAGAAGAGAAGCCACCACCACCTGGAGCACAGGACTGCCCTCAA TGTCCTGTGCTCCAGAGAGAGATCGATGAACTGAAAAGCCAACTTG CCACCATGCAGTCCCTCATCAACAAATTTCAACGATTTTGA